The proteins below come from a single Chloroflexota bacterium genomic window:
- the serS gene encoding serine--tRNA ligase yields MLDLNLVRNQTDLVKVSMSARRFDAPIDRVLELDSQRRTLLTEVEQLKAERNAVSKEIGKIKDAAEKQAKIAEQKGMGDRIATLDEQVRQVEAEMDALLSAIPNLLDPRVPDGDDDSQNVVIKTVGEPKQLPFETKPHWDLGQQLGIINFEQGIKLTGSRFYVLHGAGARLQRALISWMLDLHTRRQGYTEVYTPFMVKEATMFGAGQLPKFRDNLYRDAEEDLWMVPTAEVPVTCLHRDEILAAADLPKRYSAYTPCFRREKMAAGRDVRGIKRGHQFDKVEMYIFSLPEESDKALEQMRQDAEQTCAELGLVYRVKQLCSGDVGFSARTTYDLEVWAPGQNEWLEVSSVSNCGDFQARRANVRFRREPAAKPEFAHTLNGSGLGLPRTMIAVMENYQQADGSIIVPEVLRPWMGGIDVIR; encoded by the coding sequence ATGCTCGATCTAAATCTCGTTCGCAACCAAACTGACCTGGTCAAAGTGTCCATGAGCGCCAGGCGCTTTGACGCTCCAATTGACCGCGTGCTTGAACTCGACAGCCAGCGGCGGACTCTGCTCACCGAAGTGGAGCAACTCAAAGCCGAGCGCAACGCCGTCTCCAAAGAGATCGGCAAAATCAAGGACGCGGCGGAGAAGCAGGCTAAGATCGCCGAGCAGAAAGGCATGGGCGACCGCATCGCAACGCTCGACGAGCAGGTGCGGCAGGTAGAGGCAGAAATGGACGCCCTGCTCAGCGCCATCCCCAACCTGCTCGACCCGCGCGTGCCTGACGGCGACGACGACAGCCAGAACGTCGTCATCAAAACCGTCGGCGAGCCGAAGCAGTTGCCCTTTGAGACTAAGCCGCACTGGGACTTGGGCCAACAACTCGGCATCATCAACTTTGAGCAGGGCATCAAGCTCACCGGCTCGCGCTTCTACGTGCTTCACGGCGCGGGCGCGCGCCTGCAACGCGCCCTTATTTCCTGGATGCTCGACCTGCACACGCGCCGGCAGGGCTACACCGAAGTCTATACGCCCTTCATGGTCAAAGAGGCGACGATGTTCGGCGCCGGGCAACTGCCTAAATTCAGAGACAACCTGTACCGCGACGCCGAAGAGGATTTGTGGATGGTGCCGACTGCCGAAGTGCCCGTTACCTGCCTGCACCGCGACGAAATTTTGGCCGCCGCTGATCTCCCCAAACGCTACTCAGCCTACACCCCCTGCTTCCGGCGCGAGAAGATGGCCGCCGGGCGCGACGTGCGCGGCATCAAACGCGGCCACCAGTTCGACAAAGTGGAAATGTACATCTTCTCCCTGCCCGAAGAGTCAGACAAGGCGTTGGAGCAAATGCGCCAAGACGCCGAGCAGACCTGCGCCGAACTGGGGCTGGTCTATCGCGTCAAGCAACTCTGTTCGGGCGACGTGGGCTTCAGCGCCCGCACCACTTACGATCTTGAAGTTTGGGCGCCGGGCCAGAACGAGTGGCTTGAAGTTTCGTCCGTCTCAAACTGCGGCGACTTCCAGGCCCGCCGGGCCAACGTGCGCTTCCGCCGCGAGCCGGCGGCCAAACCGGAGTTCGCCCACACCCTCAACGGTTCCGGCCTGGGCCTGCCGCGCACCATGATCGCCGTCATGGAAAACTACCAGCAGGCCGACGGCTCTATTATCGTGCCGGAAGTTCTGCGCCCGTGGATGGGTGGAATTGACGTGATTCGTTAG
- a CDS encoding DUF456 domain-containing protein codes for MELNETTHFFIGFLAFLVMAVGLIGTLLPALPGIELIWLATLGYGVFSGWGKWGVFLFILITLTLVVGEVVIWWLTNTTAAKTGASWQAVLLSIILGLIGMFVIPVVGALIGAMLGVFLVEYRRRRDWREALKATTGVLWGAGLSFGAQVIFALAMMGFWGLWFYLRALEIGV; via the coding sequence ATGGAACTCAACGAAACCACCCACTTCTTCATTGGCTTTCTGGCGTTTCTGGTCATGGCCGTCGGCCTGATCGGCACCCTCCTGCCCGCCCTGCCGGGCATTGAACTGATCTGGCTGGCAACGCTGGGCTACGGCGTCTTCAGCGGCTGGGGCAAGTGGGGAGTCTTCCTCTTCATCCTCATCACGCTCACCCTCGTCGTCGGCGAAGTTGTCATCTGGTGGCTGACCAACACCACGGCGGCCAAAACCGGAGCCTCGTGGCAGGCTGTTCTCCTCAGCATCATTCTGGGATTGATCGGCATGTTCGTCATCCCCGTGGTTGGCGCGCTCATCGGCGCAATGCTGGGCGTGTTTCTGGTGGAATATCGTCGGCGGCGAGATTGGCGCGAGGCGCTCAAAGCTACGACCGGCGTGTTGTGGGGCGCGGGCCTGTCGTTCGGGGCGCAAGTGATCTTTGCCCTGGCGATGATGGGTTTTTGGGGATTGTGGTTTTACCTGCGGGCGCTCGAAATCGGAGTCTGA
- a CDS encoding HEAT repeat domain-containing protein, giving the protein MLDDLFAGDDSRAEAGLSHIIPEDFPQLIERSRSESPDIRWWALRAMASLPTPEAVAPLLAAAADPDPGVRACAIVALGQRRESSAVPTLVETLKDSSDFLARLAADALEQIGKPAVPALLEALQAEDAATRRLAARALAHIKDPAAIPALFKALEDDSMLVSYWADEGLEAMGVGQVYFKP; this is encoded by the coding sequence ATGCTGGACGATCTCTTTGCAGGCGATGACAGCCGCGCCGAAGCCGGCCTGTCTCACATCATTCCTGAAGATTTCCCTCAATTGATTGAACGTTCTCGCTCGGAGTCGCCCGATATTCGCTGGTGGGCGCTCCGGGCGATGGCCTCGTTGCCCACACCGGAGGCGGTTGCCCCGTTGTTGGCCGCCGCCGCCGATCCCGATCCGGGCGTGCGGGCGTGCGCCATCGTCGCCCTCGGTCAGCGCCGCGAGTCTTCGGCAGTCCCAACCCTCGTCGAGACCTTGAAAGACTCCAGCGACTTCCTGGCTCGCCTGGCCGCCGACGCGCTGGAGCAGATCGGCAAGCCGGCAGTTCCGGCGTTGCTCGAAGCCTTGCAGGCTGAGGATGCGGCCACGCGGCGGCTGGCCGCCCGCGCCCTGGCTCATATCAAAGACCCGGCGGCCATCCCGGCGCTTTTCAAGGCGCTGGAAGATGACTCGATGCTGGTGAGTTACTGGGCCGATGAGGGATTGGAAGCGATGGGCGTGGGGCAGGTCTATTTCAAGCCGTGA
- a CDS encoding Trm112 family protein, with protein sequence MVSQDLLDILRCPHCVREKQGMLKLVKDTWLVCQEPDCKRKYPIRDDIPVMLIDVGDKWVNTAEDALPVPPPAD encoded by the coding sequence ATGGTCAGTCAAGATTTGCTCGATATTCTGCGATGCCCGCATTGTGTGCGTGAGAAGCAGGGCATGCTCAAGCTGGTGAAAGATACCTGGCTGGTTTGCCAGGAACCCGATTGCAAACGGAAGTACCCGATTCGTGATGACATTCCGGTAATGCTGATTGATGTGGGCGACAAGTGGGTGAACACCGCCGAAGACGCCCTGCCGGTTCCCCCGCCGGCCGATTAG
- a CDS encoding serine/threonine-protein kinase → MPLSPGQLLHDRYQIDAFLAQGGMGAVYDAHDVSLNIRCAIKENQLGAEESQKQFEREARLLAALRHPNLPRVTDHFIIPGQGQYLVMDFIEGDDLKQRLERLGPLPEADVRHWGEQVLNALDYLHKRNIIHRDIKPANIKITPEGQAVLVDFGIAKEMGTQGGVTTTGARGLTPGFASPEQYGMGHTDARSDLYALGATLYTLLSGEAPADALSRIMKPQKFVPLARRELNVSPALAEVIDKALAIDPEERFQNAEDMRASLRTGVDPMQTARLPKEGAGDSPQPPQRRMALPQIALAIIGGIVLIGIGLAVTGGWGRLMTLLAGPATPTAVPVAVATATQVVAATPTSPAVIATETPLPATATEAPTAAATPTSAPTQFGGGTSRIAFVSNRDGNYEIYLLTAGKGTDASVTRLTDAPAEDRSPAWSFDGTKIAFHSARNGKPEIYSMNADGSEQTRLTSNDFNDVEPGWSPDGSKIAYISFRDGNAEVYLMNADGSDETRLTSNFARESTPAWSPDGSKIAFASNRDGHWQIYVMNPDGSEQTRLTTKDTVDYQGPAWSPDGAKILFYSNETSDEEVYAMNADGSEPARLTDSAGKDYSPAWSPDGTKIIFISERDGNPELYVMDADGKKPTRLTAKLDPDLSPVWQP, encoded by the coding sequence ATGCCCCTCTCTCCCGGCCAACTCCTCCACGACCGTTATCAAATTGATGCTTTTCTGGCCCAGGGCGGCATGGGCGCTGTGTACGACGCCCATGACGTAAGCTTGAACATTCGTTGCGCTATCAAAGAGAATCAACTGGGCGCTGAAGAATCGCAAAAGCAGTTTGAGCGCGAGGCCCGCCTGCTGGCCGCGCTCCGCCACCCCAACCTGCCCCGCGTCACCGATCACTTCATCATCCCCGGCCAGGGCCAGTATCTGGTGATGGACTTCATCGAAGGCGACGACCTCAAACAACGGCTGGAGCGCCTCGGCCCCCTGCCCGAAGCCGACGTGAGGCACTGGGGCGAGCAGGTCTTGAACGCGCTCGACTATTTGCACAAGCGCAATATCATCCATCGCGACATCAAACCGGCCAACATCAAAATCACGCCTGAGGGCCAGGCGGTGCTGGTGGACTTTGGCATTGCCAAAGAAATGGGAACGCAGGGCGGCGTGACCACCACCGGCGCGCGCGGCCTCACCCCCGGCTTTGCCTCGCCGGAGCAGTACGGCATGGGCCACACCGACGCCCGCTCCGACCTGTATGCGCTCGGCGCAACGCTCTACACCCTCCTCAGCGGCGAAGCGCCCGCCGACGCCCTCTCGCGGATCATGAAGCCGCAAAAGTTTGTGCCGCTGGCCCGCCGCGAGTTGAACGTCAGCCCGGCCCTGGCCGAAGTGATAGACAAGGCGCTCGCCATTGACCCCGAAGAGCGTTTTCAGAACGCGGAAGACATGCGGGCCAGCCTGCGAACCGGCGTAGACCCCATGCAAACCGCCCGCCTGCCGAAAGAAGGCGCAGGCGACTCACCCCAGCCGCCTCAAAGACGAATGGCCCTGCCTCAGATTGCATTGGCGATCATCGGCGGCATCGTGCTGATTGGAATCGGATTGGCGGTGACGGGCGGTTGGGGACGATTGATGACTCTGCTGGCCGGGCCGGCTACGCCGACGGCGGTTCCAGTAGCCGTTGCCACCGCCACCCAGGTGGTGGCCGCCACCCCGACCTCACCCGCCGTGATCGCAACCGAAACACCTCTGCCCGCGACCGCGACAGAAGCGCCGACCGCTGCCGCGACGCCCACCAGCGCCCCGACCCAGTTTGGCGGCGGCACGAGCCGCATCGCCTTCGTCTCCAACCGCGACGGCAATTACGAAATCTATTTGCTCACGGCGGGCAAAGGCACCGACGCCAGCGTGACTCGCCTGACGGATGCCCCGGCTGAGGATCGTTCTCCGGCCTGGTCGTTCGACGGAACGAAGATCGCCTTCCACTCGGCCCGCAACGGCAAACCCGAAATCTATTCCATGAACGCTGACGGCTCGGAGCAGACGCGGCTGACGAGCAACGACTTCAACGATGTCGAGCCAGGTTGGTCGCCCGATGGCTCGAAGATCGCCTACATCTCTTTTCGCGACGGCAACGCGGAAGTTTACTTGATGAACGCGGATGGTTCCGACGAGACCCGGCTGACCAGCAACTTTGCCCGTGAGAGCACGCCGGCCTGGTCGCCCGACGGCTCGAAGATTGCCTTTGCCTCCAACCGCGACGGCCACTGGCAAATTTACGTGATGAACCCCGACGGCTCGGAACAGACCCGGCTGACGACGAAAGACACGGTTGACTATCAAGGCCCGGCCTGGTCGCCAGACGGGGCAAAGATTCTGTTTTATTCCAACGAGACGAGCGACGAAGAGGTTTACGCCATGAATGCCGATGGCTCGGAACCGGCCCGGTTGACGGACAGCGCCGGTAAAGATTACAGCCCGGCCTGGTCGCCCGACGGCACGAAGATCATCTTCATCTCCGAACGCGACGGCAACCCTGAGCTTTACGTGATGGATGCCGACGGCAAGAAACCAACGCGGTTGACGGCCAAACTCGACCCCGACCTCTCGCCAGTCTGGCAACCGTGA
- a CDS encoding alpha/beta hydrolase has product MIPTDNFLKVNGLRLHTRDWAGAGQAVILVHGLASNAKIWDRVAPILAGRFRVLALDQRSHGQSEAPASGDYGFDSICADLHGVIEVSGFSRPVIVGHSWGASVALEYAARWPDGVSGVALVDGGFLSLGKRMTWPEAEQRLAPPRLAGTPLAEFRERVKTFSGELYSEELLDIILGNFEVMPDDTIRPHLAFENHMKIVRAMWEEDAERLYPRVHCPALFLPCLPPEPRDEQAANFMRFKREGAVLAERLLPQARIEWLADSIHDVPLQRPALVAEKVGEFVESVRGG; this is encoded by the coding sequence ATGATTCCAACTGATAACTTTCTGAAAGTGAACGGCCTGCGCCTGCACACTCGCGACTGGGCCGGCGCGGGGCAGGCTGTAATTCTCGTTCACGGGCTGGCTTCCAACGCCAAAATCTGGGATCGGGTTGCGCCGATTTTAGCCGGGCGCTTTCGCGTCCTCGCCCTGGATCAGCGCAGTCACGGCCAAAGCGAAGCGCCCGCCAGCGGCGATTACGGCTTCGACTCCATTTGCGCCGACCTGCATGGCGTGATTGAGGTTTCAGGTTTCTCCAGGCCGGTGATCGTGGGCCACTCGTGGGGCGCGAGCGTGGCCCTCGAATACGCCGCCCGCTGGCCGGACGGGGTGAGCGGCGTGGCGCTGGTGGACGGCGGCTTCCTTAGCCTGGGCAAACGCATGACGTGGCCCGAAGCCGAACAGCGGCTGGCCCCGCCGAGGCTGGCCGGGACGCCGCTGGCCGAATTCCGCGAGCGAGTCAAAACCTTCAGCGGCGAACTTTACAGCGAAGAACTGCTGGACATCATTCTCGGCAACTTTGAGGTAATGCCGGACGACACCATCCGCCCGCACCTGGCTTTTGAGAATCACATGAAGATTGTGCGGGCGATGTGGGAAGAAGACGCCGAGCGGTTGTACCCGCGCGTGCACTGCCCGGCTCTGTTCCTGCCTTGCCTCCCGCCAGAGCCGCGCGACGAACAAGCGGCGAACTTTATGCGCTTCAAGCGCGAGGGGGCCGTGCTGGCCGAGCGCCTCCTGCCCCAGGCTCGCATCGAGTGGCTGGCCGACTCCATTCACGACGTGCCACTACAAAGGCCGGCGTTGGTGGCGGAGAAGGTGGGGGAGTTTGTGGAGAGTGTGCGCGGCGGGTGA
- a CDS encoding PD40 domain-containing protein, which yields MVSKVPDLGSMFIVFVAKWDGDQEIYTVRADGGELTQITYNNIDDVAPVWSPDGQRIAFASGSSWEAYQLYVINSDGSNRSVLTPNLKTLQEFSWSDDGEEIALIGLDNNETNDLYILNIEKLVLTNLTKGLVFGPSRPDWASDGRTIAFDAALDSQGVVRRIYTIELDGLGLRELPSQGFSETIPQWHLSGKAILFISVPGPGFSPEQVYVMSPGGIERKQLTSTDTLKIKALWSPDGHVIAYGAITTDTHREITGNSILVMNADGANQKVIAEGKGLDVRDFSWASDSQHIAFISSDTDISNLYVADICTNTVTLVVRDISKYMPSWKP from the coding sequence ATGGTCTCAAAAGTGCCTGATCTGGGCTCGATGTTTATTGTATTTGTTGCAAAATGGGATGGCGACCAGGAGATTTACACTGTGCGGGCAGATGGGGGCGAATTGACACAAATCACTTACAATAACATAGACGACGTTGCTCCTGTTTGGTCTCCAGATGGACAACGAATAGCTTTTGCCTCTGGAAGTTCCTGGGAAGCCTATCAACTGTACGTAATAAATTCGGATGGCTCAAATAGAAGTGTGCTGACTCCCAACTTGAAAACCCTACAAGAATTCAGTTGGTCTGATGATGGCGAAGAGATTGCTCTCATCGGATTGGATAATAATGAAACAAACGATCTGTACATTCTAAATATCGAAAAGCTCGTGCTAACGAATTTGACAAAGGGACTAGTATTTGGGCCTTCTCGCCCTGATTGGGCCTCAGATGGTCGAACCATCGCTTTTGATGCAGCGTTAGATAGCCAAGGTGTAGTCCGGCGAATATATACAATCGAACTTGATGGCTTGGGCTTGCGAGAGTTACCATCCCAGGGGTTTAGCGAAACCATTCCTCAATGGCATTTATCAGGCAAGGCAATCTTGTTTATATCGGTGCCTGGGCCAGGATTCAGCCCCGAACAGGTTTACGTGATGAGTCCAGGTGGAATTGAGCGAAAACAATTGACGAGCACCGATACCCTCAAAATAAAAGCCCTATGGTCACCGGATGGTCATGTGATTGCATATGGAGCAATTACTACCGATACACATCGAGAAATAACAGGTAATTCCATTCTTGTCATGAATGCTGATGGAGCTAATCAAAAGGTTATAGCAGAAGGAAAAGGCTTAGATGTGCGTGATTTTAGCTGGGCATCTGATAGTCAACATATTGCTTTTATCTCTAGTGACACTGATATTTCTAATTTGTATGTTGCGGACATTTGTACAAATACAGTAACTCTTGTAGTTAGGGATATTTCCAAATATATGCCGAGTTGGAAACCCTGA
- a CDS encoding amidohydrolase has product MAKTLLKNLDILTLDDAGTILRNSNIAIDGKIIVAVGEAPPDFKPDEVIDGYNHLALPGFFNAHCHAAMTYERGWAEDLPFERWLNEKIWVAEAALTPDDVYWGAALAACEMIRGGVVGFNDHYFYMDRVAEVVEQSGLKAGLTWCVFGIGDDKEVGANLDGALAFIDRWQARTQADGRLRLLLGPHSPYLCPPHFLRRVAGLAAERGLTVHLHVAESQEQVDNSLKAHGKTPVAHLESLGILDNPCIAAHCLRVSDDDLQIMASHSVTVAHTPITYMKLAMPANDLSRFAKHNVNVAIGTDGPASNADMDMLAAIRQTVILQKYDQRNPEAVPGDTALRMASQNGARAMGFANSGVIAPGLAADLTLIDMDKPHLLPRHNLVANVVHSAKAADVDHVFVDGNLLYRKGELLTLDEAKIKTMAERGALNMVSRDMRSVREYKG; this is encoded by the coding sequence ATGGCAAAGACCCTCCTCAAAAACCTCGACATTCTCACCCTCGACGACGCCGGAACGATTCTGCGAAACAGCAACATTGCCATTGACGGCAAGATCATCGTTGCGGTGGGCGAGGCGCCTCCCGACTTCAAACCGGACGAAGTCATTGACGGCTACAACCACCTCGCCCTGCCCGGCTTCTTTAACGCCCACTGCCACGCGGCCATGACTTACGAACGCGGCTGGGCCGAAGACCTGCCCTTCGAGCGCTGGCTCAACGAGAAAATCTGGGTGGCCGAGGCGGCGCTGACGCCCGACGATGTGTACTGGGGCGCGGCCCTGGCGGCTTGCGAAATGATTCGCGGCGGAGTCGTCGGCTTCAACGATCACTACTTTTATATGGATCGGGTGGCCGAGGTGGTCGAGCAGTCGGGCCTGAAGGCCGGGCTGACCTGGTGCGTGTTCGGCATTGGCGACGATAAGGAAGTGGGCGCGAATTTGGACGGCGCACTGGCGTTCATTGATCGCTGGCAAGCGCGAACGCAAGCCGATGGCCGACTGCGACTCCTGCTCGGCCCCCACTCGCCCTACCTTTGCCCGCCCCACTTTTTGCGCCGGGTGGCCGGTCTGGCCGCCGAGCGCGGCCTGACCGTTCACCTGCACGTGGCCGAGTCGCAGGAGCAAGTGGACAACTCGCTCAAGGCGCACGGCAAGACTCCGGTTGCCCACTTAGAGTCGCTCGGCATCCTCGATAACCCTTGCATCGCCGCCCACTGTTTGCGCGTGAGCGACGATGATTTGCAGATCATGGCCTCCCATTCAGTGACGGTTGCCCACACCCCGATCACCTACATGAAGCTGGCGATGCCGGCCAACGATCTCTCGCGCTTTGCCAAACACAACGTCAACGTCGCCATCGGCACCGACGGCCCGGCCTCCAACGCCGACATGGACATGCTGGCCGCCATCCGCCAGACCGTCATCCTGCAAAAATATGATCAGCGCAACCCTGAGGCCGTGCCGGGCGACACAGCCTTGCGCATGGCTTCGCAGAACGGCGCGCGAGCTATGGGCTTCGCCAACTCGGGCGTGATTGCGCCCGGCCTGGCCGCCGACCTCACCTTGATTGATATGGATAAGCCCCACCTTCTTCCCCGTCACAACCTTGTCGCCAACGTGGTGCACTCGGCCAAAGCCGCCGACGTGGATCACGTGTTTGTGGACGGCAACCTGCTCTACCGGAAGGGCGAGCTATTGACTCTCGACGAGGCGAAGATCAAAACAATGGCCGAACGTGGCGCGCTGAACATGGTGAGCCGCGACATGCGAAGCGTGAGGGAATATAAAGGATGA
- a CDS encoding nuclear transport factor 2 family protein — protein sequence MSSTRMSRLEAAIRVVLEFNEAFNRHDVAGMMQLMSDDCVFENTDPAPDGAVYSGKEAVTQFWRDFFRESPHAHIEIEEIFGFGIRCIMRWRYDWVDVAGKKGHVRGVDIFQVKNGSICEKLSYVKG from the coding sequence ATGAGTTCAACCCGCATGTCACGGTTAGAAGCGGCGATCCGAGTCGTCCTTGAGTTCAATGAGGCCTTCAACCGTCATGATGTCGCAGGTATGATGCAACTTATGAGCGACGATTGCGTCTTCGAAAACACTGATCCGGCCCCCGACGGCGCTGTGTACTCGGGGAAGGAAGCAGTCACTCAGTTTTGGCGGGACTTCTTCCGTGAGTCGCCCCATGCCCACATCGAAATCGAGGAGATTTTTGGCTTTGGCATTCGGTGCATTATGCGCTGGAGATACGACTGGGTAGATGTGGCAGGAAAAAAGGGGCATGTCCGAGGAGTTGATATATTCCAGGTGAAGAACGGTTCCATCTGCGAAAAATTGTCCTACGTCAAGGGATAG
- a CDS encoding carotenoid biosynthesis protein, with the protein MNADEAKINRTLELILLAAIVLLFVAHIGINLYHITAKLPAEARVPWPVLTVIFSSFVLAHAIYMLGWRPALIFYVLTIAVAFAFEYVGQRTGLIFGRYYYTDVLGYRLLGVVPAVIPLGYFMVLYPSHLIANLVIQGTPFSRRQAIVWLLLSALLTAMVITAWDLTMDPALVNELKAWVWLDGGPYFGVPFQNYVGWLVTTFTISALYRLIEQRLTFKPLGRIRKWIILLPLIGFGMLALSSVALGYPETTRVIAPFAMGTPLIAAILRLYQPPTSDGP; encoded by the coding sequence ATGAACGCCGACGAAGCCAAGATCAACCGCACGTTGGAACTGATTCTGCTTGCCGCCATTGTCCTTCTCTTCGTGGCACATATTGGAATCAACCTGTATCACATCACGGCCAAACTCCCGGCGGAGGCGCGCGTGCCGTGGCCGGTGCTGACCGTCATTTTCTCGTCGTTTGTGCTGGCCCATGCCATTTACATGCTTGGCTGGCGGCCCGCTTTGATCTTCTATGTGTTGACAATAGCCGTTGCCTTTGCCTTTGAATATGTCGGCCAGCGCACCGGCCTGATCTTTGGCCGCTATTACTACACGGATGTTCTAGGCTACAGATTGCTAGGCGTGGTTCCGGCTGTCATTCCCCTGGGCTACTTTATGGTGTTATACCCCAGCCACCTGATCGCTAATCTGGTCATCCAGGGGACTCCGTTCAGCCGACGGCAGGCGATAGTATGGCTGTTGTTGAGCGCCCTGTTGACGGCGATGGTGATCACGGCCTGGGATTTGACGATGGACCCGGCTCTGGTGAATGAGCTAAAAGCCTGGGTATGGCTGGATGGCGGCCCGTATTTCGGCGTTCCTTTCCAAAATTACGTTGGCTGGCTGGTCACCACCTTTACCATTTCTGCTCTGTACCGGCTGATTGAGCAAAGGCTCACATTCAAGCCGCTGGGCCGGATCAGAAAGTGGATTATCCTTCTGCCCTTGATTGGCTTTGGGATGCTGGCTTTAAGCTCGGTTGCGCTCGGTTATCCTGAAACCACCCGTGTCATCGCGCCGTTTGCTATGGGGACGCCGCTGATTGCGGCCATACTCCGGCTCTACCAACCGCCAACATCCGATGGACCTTAG
- a CDS encoding PD40 domain-containing protein, with the protein MILTTLACTMGIAPRSVLDPTPTPPPTVQPAATGVASATPTVTTPTSTQTPTLPTSTSPPLSPTPIGNSGQLVYHSSTTPGQEDIYLFGFGDVQPINLTNAEGADITPRFSPDGSRIVFVSNRDGDRDIYIMNTDGSNVFNITNNGVEDEAPAWSPDGQNIAFASNRDGNYEIYSMEPDGTNVVRLTNDRGFDLFPKYSPDGSQIVFSSNREKNYEVYVMRTDGAQLQRLTNDPGNDTYPTWSPGGAEIVFASDRNGNFDLYRLVLGTAAVQNLTGNLAVDASPEYSPDGKLVLFDSNREGDYELYLLDLETLAVTRVTDNTAFDADPSWKP; encoded by the coding sequence TTGATATTGACAACCCTGGCCTGCACGATGGGCATTGCCCCGCGCTCGGTGCTTGACCCGACCCCCACCCCGCCTCCTACGGTTCAGCCGGCGGCAACGGGGGTTGCGTCCGCTACCCCCACAGTGACGACCCCCACTTCCACCCAAACTCCCACGCTTCCAACTTCTACGAGTCCGCCTCTCTCACCGACTCCCATCGGCAACTCCGGCCAACTCGTCTATCACTCCTCAACCACGCCTGGCCAGGAAGACATCTATCTTTTTGGATTTGGCGACGTTCAGCCCATCAACCTGACCAACGCCGAAGGCGCAGACATCACCCCACGCTTCTCGCCCGACGGCAGTCGCATCGTCTTCGTCTCCAACCGCGACGGCGACCGCGACATTTACATCATGAACACCGACGGCTCGAACGTCTTCAACATCACCAACAACGGCGTTGAGGACGAAGCCCCGGCCTGGAGTCCGGACGGGCAGAACATTGCCTTCGCCTCGAACCGCGACGGCAACTATGAAATCTATAGCATGGAACCGGATGGCACGAACGTAGTTCGCCTGACAAACGATCGCGGCTTCGACCTCTTCCCCAAGTATTCGCCTGACGGCTCGCAAATTGTTTTCTCCTCCAATCGCGAGAAGAACTACGAGGTTTATGTGATGCGCACTGACGGCGCTCAACTGCAACGCCTGACGAACGACCCCGGCAACGACACTTACCCGACCTGGAGTCCTGGCGGCGCAGAAATTGTGTTCGCTTCGGATCGAAACGGCAACTTTGACTTGTACCGCCTGGTGCTGGGCACGGCTGCCGTGCAAAACCTCACCGGCAACCTGGCCGTGGACGCTTCACCCGAATACTCGCCCGACGGCAAGCTCGTCCTTTTCGACTCGAACCGCGAGGGCGATTACGAGCTATACTTGCTCGACCTTGAAACCCTGGCCGTCACTCGCGTGACCGACAACACCGCCTTCGACGCCGACCCAAGCTGGAAGCCATAA